One window of Myxocyprinus asiaticus isolate MX2 ecotype Aquarium Trade chromosome 6, UBuf_Myxa_2, whole genome shotgun sequence genomic DNA carries:
- the LOC127442985 gene encoding dual specificity protein phosphatase 22-B-like, which translates to MTVNSLGWKEALAAVRVARSCASPNKGFQTQLQEFETTQLQQFREWLKEEYKENPFNDEEDICVLLAQIPSTSTLENDLQDRMVDS; encoded by the exons ATGACTGTGAATAGTCTGGGGTGGAAGGAGGCTCTGGCAGCGGTGCGGGTGGCCAGATCCTGTGCATCACCCAATAAGGGCTTCCAGACCCAGCTGCAGGAGTTTGAGACCACCCAACTACAGCAG TTCAGGGAGTGGCTTAAGGAAGAATATAAAGAAAACCCTTTCAATGATGAGGAGGATATCTGTGTCCTGCTTGCACAGATACCCAGCACCTCAACACTGGAGAATGATTTACAGGACAGGATGGTGGACTCCTGA